A single window of Hymenobacter sp. APR13 DNA harbors:
- a CDS encoding alpha/beta hydrolase produces MAFFHAWRFTHFTTETGSHTDNPEQLTALQKVGILLTGIKNPKPVNQQRPAFPYRTVYLSSPNGRLETWYATVPRARGTVALFHGYTSCKSKLLTEAGYFRSLGYNVLLTDFAGNGGSEGNVCTVGHHEADDVATAVRWLQRQPGPVFVYANSMGAVATLRAEAELGVRPAANILECPYGSMLQTAQSRFRSMHVPPFPMANLLVLWGGVANDFWAFDLDATRYAAQVSTPTLLLWGAADPRVTRPETDAIFAALQGPKQRQDFVGSGHEPYWWKHKALWEHTVARWCSRHAPVR; encoded by the coding sequence GTGGCATTTTTCCATGCCTGGCGCTTCACGCATTTCACCACTGAAACCGGCTCCCACACCGATAACCCGGAGCAGCTGACGGCGCTGCAGAAAGTGGGGATTCTGCTCACGGGTATCAAAAACCCGAAGCCCGTCAACCAGCAGCGGCCAGCTTTTCCGTACCGTACGGTGTACCTCAGCAGCCCCAACGGCCGGCTGGAAACCTGGTACGCTACGGTGCCCCGGGCGCGCGGCACCGTGGCCCTGTTTCATGGCTACACCAGTTGCAAAAGCAAGCTCCTGACCGAAGCCGGCTACTTCCGTAGCCTCGGCTACAACGTGCTGCTCACCGACTTTGCCGGCAACGGCGGCTCCGAAGGCAACGTTTGCACCGTAGGCCACCATGAGGCCGACGACGTGGCTACGGCCGTGCGCTGGCTGCAGCGGCAACCCGGCCCGGTGTTCGTCTACGCCAACTCCATGGGCGCCGTGGCCACACTGCGCGCCGAAGCCGAGCTGGGCGTCCGGCCCGCCGCCAATATCCTGGAGTGCCCCTACGGCTCGATGCTGCAGACCGCGCAAAGCCGCTTCCGCTCCATGCACGTGCCGCCCTTCCCGATGGCCAACCTGTTGGTGCTGTGGGGTGGCGTGGCCAACGACTTCTGGGCTTTCGACCTCGACGCCACGCGCTACGCCGCCCAAGTCAGCACGCCCACCCTGCTGCTCTGGGGCGCCGCCGACCCGCGCGTGACCCGCCCGGAAACCGACGCCATTTTCGCGGCATTACAGGGTCCCAAGCAGCGGCAGGATTTTGTGGGTTCTGGCCACGAGCCGTACTGGTGGAAGCATAAGGCACTTTGGGAGCATACGGTGGCCCGCTGGTGTAGCCGCCACGCACCGGTTCGTTGA
- a CDS encoding CPBP family intramembrane glutamic endopeptidase, giving the protein MVFILAQQLAANLFDVFPVDRNSRNLIKGLISSAAVVWTYRSFYGRIEHRAVTELSLSRWGRTIGTGLALGAVLQGLTILVIALLGKVQVVAVKPAASVLIPLSVAFSVAIFEEVMLRGILFRIAEEKLGSYWALAISALVFGLLHLANPGSTLLSGLCVVVAGAVFGLAYVATRNLWLPIAIHFAWNFVQSGIFGAVTSGNEKTSSLLTTNLMGHPLLTGGAFGPEASFQAVLLLLLAAALLQQKAKRNLIIPRRNHKPAASAEVVLAG; this is encoded by the coding sequence GTGGTATTTATCCTGGCCCAACAGCTCGCCGCCAACCTCTTCGATGTATTTCCTGTCGACAGAAACTCCCGCAACCTCATCAAAGGGCTGATTTCTTCCGCGGCCGTAGTCTGGACTTACCGCAGCTTCTACGGGCGCATCGAGCACCGGGCCGTTACGGAACTGTCGCTGAGCCGCTGGGGCAGGACTATTGGCACCGGACTGGCACTGGGCGCGGTTCTGCAAGGTCTGACTATCCTGGTAATTGCGTTGCTTGGCAAGGTGCAGGTGGTAGCCGTGAAGCCGGCGGCCAGCGTACTGATTCCCCTATCGGTGGCTTTCTCGGTGGCTATTTTTGAGGAAGTGATGCTGCGCGGTATCCTGTTCAGAATTGCGGAAGAAAAGCTGGGTAGCTACTGGGCCCTGGCCATTTCAGCACTCGTTTTCGGACTGCTGCACCTGGCCAATCCGGGCAGTACGCTGTTGTCGGGACTGTGTGTGGTGGTGGCCGGGGCGGTGTTCGGCTTAGCCTACGTGGCTACCCGCAACCTGTGGTTGCCCATTGCCATTCACTTCGCCTGGAATTTTGTGCAGTCGGGCATTTTTGGGGCCGTGACTTCCGGCAATGAAAAAACCAGCAGCCTGCTCACCACCAACCTAATGGGGCATCCGCTGCTAACCGGGGGCGCGTTTGGGCCGGAGGCCAGCTTCCAGGCCGTGTTGCTGCTGCTACTGGCCGCCGCGCTGCTGCAGCAAAAAGCCAAACGCAACCTGATTATTCCACGCCGGAACCACAAGCCCGCTGCCTCCGCCGAGGTTGTGTTGGCAGGGTAG
- a CDS encoding helix-turn-helix domain-containing protein, whose amino-acid sequence MNHLSKETYLGTTEHKFSSGQGVSVIEAEYKKKVSENWHSHQNAHITLFLKGGTLEKRRHETHAVHPGSVLFYHSDELHLNQDTLFPSKNINVEFDEYFLKTHGITEEQLQQGAANLVKTQLLVLRMYKESLVKDSFSDDSIKMLLADYAADANFAQRFVHNPQWVSSLFELLNDCWNENPGLGQLSATLGISPVSISKHFPRYFGCTYGEYMRRLKISRSLGLLARPAHSLTEVALECGFADQSHFIRTFKAQTRFLPKDFRKL is encoded by the coding sequence ATGAATCATCTGAGTAAGGAAACCTATCTGGGCACTACCGAACACAAGTTTAGTAGCGGGCAGGGCGTTTCGGTGATTGAGGCGGAGTACAAGAAGAAGGTTTCGGAGAACTGGCACTCGCACCAGAACGCGCACATCACGCTGTTTCTGAAGGGCGGGACGCTCGAAAAAAGGCGGCACGAAACCCACGCCGTGCACCCGGGCTCCGTGCTGTTCTATCACAGCGACGAACTGCATCTAAATCAGGATACCCTGTTCCCGTCGAAAAACATCAATGTGGAGTTTGATGAATACTTTCTGAAAACCCACGGCATTACCGAGGAGCAGCTTCAGCAGGGTGCTGCTAATTTGGTTAAGACACAGCTTCTGGTTCTGCGGATGTACAAAGAGTCGTTGGTGAAGGATTCGTTTTCGGATGATTCCATCAAGATGCTGCTTGCCGACTACGCTGCGGATGCGAATTTTGCGCAACGGTTTGTGCACAACCCGCAATGGGTGAGTAGTTTGTTTGAGTTGCTGAATGATTGTTGGAATGAAAACCCTGGCTTGGGGCAGCTGTCAGCAACACTTGGTATTAGTCCGGTTTCCATTTCGAAGCACTTCCCCCGATACTTTGGCTGCACCTACGGCGAGTATATGCGGCGCTTAAAGATCAGCCGCTCGCTGGGGCTGCTGGCCCGGCCGGCTCATTCCCTGACGGAAGTTGCCCTAGAGTGCGGTTTTGCTGACCAGAGCCATTTTATCCGGACGTTCAAAGCGCAAACCCGTTTCCTGCCCAAGGATTTCAGGAAGTTGTAA
- the dnaK gene encoding molecular chaperone DnaK: MGKIIGIDLGTTNSCVAVMEGNEPVVIPNSEGRRTTPSIVAFLDNGKGERKVGDPAKRQAITNPKNTLQSIKRFMGRGFGEVTEESKHVSYELVRGSNNTVAVQIGDRQYTPQEISAMVLQKMKQTAEDYLGQPVTEAVITVPAYFNDAQRQATKEAGAIAGLDVKRIINEPTAAALAYGLDKKHKDQKIAVYDLGGGTFDISILELGDGVFEVLSTNGDTHLGGDDFDQVIINFLAETFASENEGLDLRKDAMALQRLKEAAEKAKVELSSSTETEINLPYVTATASGPKHLVVKLSRAKFEQLADNLVRRSMEPCKKALQDAGLSTSDIDEVILVGGSTRIPRIQEEVEKFFGKKPSKGVNPDEVVAVGAAIQGGVLTGEVKDVLLLDVTPLSLGIETMGGVMTKLIEANTTIPTKKSETFSTASDSQPSVEIHVLQGERPLASQNRTIGRFHLDSIPPAPRGVPQIEVTFDIDANGILHVSAKDKGTGKEQKIRIEASSGLTDADIERMRNEAAANAEADKAETERIGKVNAADSMIFQTEKQLKEYGDKLSAGNKTAVENALADLKKAHESKDISQIDTAMEAINTAWQAASQEMYAQGGAEGGQPGADGGNPFGGAGQPGGNGQQGANHDNVTDVDYEEVGK; this comes from the coding sequence ATGGGCAAAATAATTGGTATTGACCTCGGCACCACCAACTCGTGCGTGGCCGTTATGGAAGGCAACGAGCCGGTAGTTATTCCGAACAGCGAAGGCCGCCGCACCACGCCTTCCATCGTGGCATTCCTCGACAATGGCAAGGGCGAGCGGAAAGTCGGTGATCCGGCCAAGCGCCAGGCGATTACCAACCCCAAAAACACGCTGCAGTCGATTAAGCGTTTCATGGGCCGCGGCTTCGGCGAAGTGACCGAAGAAAGCAAGCACGTTTCCTACGAGCTGGTGCGTGGCTCCAACAACACGGTAGCCGTGCAGATCGGCGACCGGCAGTACACGCCGCAGGAAATCTCGGCCATGGTCCTGCAGAAAATGAAGCAGACCGCCGAAGACTACCTCGGCCAGCCCGTAACGGAAGCCGTTATCACGGTACCTGCTTACTTCAACGACGCCCAGCGCCAGGCTACCAAAGAAGCTGGCGCCATTGCCGGCCTCGATGTAAAGCGCATCATCAACGAGCCCACGGCCGCTGCTCTGGCGTACGGCCTCGACAAGAAGCACAAAGACCAGAAGATTGCCGTGTATGACCTTGGCGGCGGTACGTTCGACATTTCCATTCTCGAGCTGGGCGATGGCGTGTTTGAAGTACTGAGCACCAACGGCGACACCCACCTCGGTGGTGACGACTTCGACCAGGTAATCATCAACTTCCTGGCCGAGACGTTTGCCTCGGAAAACGAAGGCCTCGACCTGCGCAAAGACGCTATGGCCCTGCAGCGCCTCAAGGAAGCTGCCGAGAAAGCCAAAGTGGAGCTGTCGTCGTCGACCGAAACCGAAATCAATCTGCCGTACGTGACGGCTACCGCCTCGGGCCCCAAGCACTTGGTGGTGAAGCTGAGCCGCGCCAAGTTCGAGCAGCTGGCCGATAACCTCGTGCGCCGCTCGATGGAACCTTGCAAAAAGGCTCTTCAGGATGCCGGCCTGAGCACTTCCGACATCGACGAGGTTATCCTCGTGGGTGGCTCGACGCGCATTCCGCGCATCCAGGAAGAAGTGGAGAAGTTCTTCGGCAAGAAGCCTTCGAAGGGCGTGAACCCCGACGAGGTAGTAGCCGTGGGCGCTGCCATCCAGGGCGGTGTGCTGACCGGTGAGGTGAAGGACGTACTGCTGCTTGACGTGACCCCGCTTTCGCTGGGCATCGAAACGATGGGCGGCGTGATGACCAAGCTCATCGAAGCCAACACCACGATTCCAACCAAAAAGTCGGAGACGTTCTCGACGGCTTCGGACTCGCAGCCTTCGGTGGAGATTCACGTGCTGCAGGGCGAGCGTCCGCTGGCTTCGCAGAACCGCACCATCGGCCGCTTCCACCTCGACTCGATTCCGCCAGCACCCCGCGGTGTTCCGCAGATCGAAGTAACCTTCGACATCGACGCCAACGGTATCCTGCACGTGTCGGCCAAAGACAAAGGCACCGGCAAAGAGCAGAAGATCCGCATCGAAGCCTCGTCGGGCCTGACCGACGCTGACATTGAGCGGATGCGCAACGAAGCCGCTGCCAACGCCGAAGCCGACAAGGCCGAGACGGAGCGCATCGGCAAGGTAAACGCCGCCGACTCGATGATTTTCCAGACGGAAAAGCAGCTGAAAGAGTACGGCGACAAGCTGAGCGCCGGCAACAAGACGGCCGTTGAAAATGCCCTCGCCGACCTGAAGAAGGCCCACGAGAGCAAAGACATCAGCCAGATTGATACCGCCATGGAGGCCATCAACACGGCCTGGCAGGCAGCCTCGCAGGAGATGTACGCCCAGGGCGGTGCCGAAGGCGGCCAGCCCGGCGCCGACGGTGGCAACCCCTTCGGTGGGGCCGGCCAGCCCGGCGGCAACGGCCAGCAAGGCGCCAACCACGACAACGTAACCGACGTGGACTACGAAGAAGTAGGCAAGTAA
- a CDS encoding endonuclease/exonuclease/phosphatase family protein, which yields MPDFDSLPWWLTALHGLVMLLTLASIVATLLPLLRATAWWIRVFDFPRLQIVAITLLTMLGAVLLGWHTLPGWWGVAALLLLAAAVVYQFFRIVPYTPLVKKQVGDSTLKDGKRHLSLVMMNVLQFNKQGKKALQAIQKMDPDIIMAVETDQWWYEQLKPLETTHPYTCHEPLDNTYGLLFFSRLPLEGCEIKYLLDDDVPSLHTRVQLADGRTWVRVYGLHPKPPAPAESKTSTKRDAELLLVGKAIDKKDEPTIVFGDMNDVAWSHTSELFRRISGLMDPRVGRGLLPTFHADYSLLRWPLDHVFVSAHFKVDDMERLPYVGSDHFPIYIKLSYEPHDKEEQEENCEEADADDHAEATEKIKEGFEEEDEEETEEAENPGEKKELTT from the coding sequence ATGCCTGATTTCGACTCGTTGCCTTGGTGGCTCACTGCCCTTCATGGCCTGGTAATGCTCCTGACGCTGGCCAGCATTGTGGCCACGCTGCTGCCGCTGCTGCGCGCAACGGCCTGGTGGATCCGGGTGTTCGACTTCCCGCGTCTGCAGATTGTGGCTATCACCCTTCTTACAATGCTGGGGGCGGTGCTGCTGGGCTGGCACACGCTGCCGGGCTGGTGGGGGGTGGCGGCGTTATTATTGCTGGCCGCCGCCGTGGTGTATCAGTTCTTCCGGATTGTGCCTTACACCCCGCTGGTGAAAAAGCAGGTGGGCGACAGCACGCTCAAAGACGGCAAGCGCCACTTGAGCCTGGTAATGATGAATGTTCTGCAATTCAACAAGCAGGGCAAAAAGGCGCTGCAGGCCATTCAGAAGATGGATCCGGACATCATCATGGCCGTCGAAACCGACCAGTGGTGGTACGAGCAGCTGAAGCCGCTGGAAACCACCCATCCTTACACCTGTCACGAGCCACTCGACAACACGTACGGACTGCTGTTCTTCTCGCGTCTGCCGCTGGAAGGCTGCGAAATCAAGTACCTGCTGGATGACGATGTGCCCAGCCTGCACACCCGCGTGCAGCTCGCCGACGGCCGTACCTGGGTGCGGGTGTACGGCCTGCACCCCAAGCCACCAGCACCGGCCGAGTCCAAAACCAGCACCAAGCGCGACGCCGAATTGCTGCTGGTCGGCAAGGCCATCGACAAAAAAGATGAGCCTACCATTGTGTTTGGCGACATGAACGACGTGGCTTGGTCGCACACCTCCGAGCTGTTCCGGCGCATCAGCGGCCTCATGGACCCGCGTGTGGGCCGCGGCCTGCTGCCCACCTTTCACGCCGACTACTCCCTGCTGCGCTGGCCTCTCGACCACGTATTTGTGTCGGCCCACTTCAAGGTCGATGACATGGAGCGCCTACCCTACGTCGGCTCCGACCACTTCCCCATCTATATCAAGCTAAGCTACGAGCCCCACGACAAGGAAGAGCAGGAAGAAAACTGCGAGGAAGCCGACGCCGACGACCACGCCGAAGCCACCGAGAAGATAAAGGAGGGCTTCGAGGAGGAAGACGAAGAGGAAACAGAGGAAGCCGAAAACCCTGGCGAGAAAAAGGAGCTGACTACCTAA
- a CDS encoding MarC family protein, with the protein MLILKGSYLYPQLHARPMEILLATFTTLFSVVNPFGAMPVFLTLTEEDTPAERANIGLKACLYMVGVLTVSFFAGQYVLNFFGINIHHLRIAGGILLMRSAFDLLTPGGNRAKVSEETLEESMHKNDISFTPLAMPMLSGPGSMAVCIGLFTGKLSYSDMGLIVLGFVLVALAAYIILMSSLRLTRFLGRPGMAALARIMGFLTLAIGVNFMATAIIALFPGLSR; encoded by the coding sequence TTGCTGATTCTCAAAGGCTCGTACCTTTACCCGCAGCTACACGCCCGGCCCATGGAGATACTGCTCGCCACTTTTACCACGCTGTTCTCGGTTGTGAACCCCTTTGGGGCCATGCCGGTATTTCTGACCCTGACCGAGGAAGACACGCCGGCCGAACGCGCCAACATCGGCCTGAAGGCCTGCCTGTACATGGTGGGCGTGCTCACGGTGTCGTTTTTTGCGGGGCAATACGTGCTCAACTTCTTCGGTATCAACATCCACCACCTGCGCATTGCGGGCGGCATCCTGCTCATGCGCTCGGCCTTCGACCTGCTCACGCCGGGCGGCAACCGGGCCAAGGTGTCGGAGGAAACGCTGGAGGAAAGCATGCACAAAAACGACATCAGCTTCACGCCGCTGGCCATGCCCATGCTCTCGGGGCCGGGCTCCATGGCCGTGTGCATCGGCCTGTTTACGGGCAAGCTCAGCTACTCCGACATGGGCCTGATTGTGCTGGGCTTTGTGCTGGTGGCGCTGGCCGCTTATATCATCCTGATGTCGTCGCTCAGGCTTACGCGGTTTCTGGGGCGGCCCGGCATGGCGGCGCTGGCCCGCATCATGGGCTTCCTGACGCTGGCTATCGGCGTCAACTTTATGGCTACGGCTATTATAGCGCTGTTTCCGGGGCTGAGCCGGTAG
- the hemE gene encoding uroporphyrinogen decarboxylase — protein sequence MLKNDLLLRAARGEETERTPVWLMRQAGRILPEYRALRARLSGFKELVETPELAAEVTIQPIDALDVDAAIIFSDILVVPDAMGLTYEMVEARGPLFPETIKNAQDVARMRIADPEEHLGYVLEAIRVTKRALNGRVPLIGFAGAPWTILAYMVEGHGSKTFSKARRMLYQNPALAHELLRKITATTIAYLKAQVAAGANIVQVFDSWAGILPPAHYKEFSTRYIAEICAAIPEVPVTVFAKGAFWAVEDFAQLNCRTIGLDWNQDPRTVRPLTGDKTLQGNLDPCALYGTPDQVRAATIAMLDQFGPHRHIANLGHGVYPDTNPDNVKVFIETVKEYSTRLRA from the coding sequence GTGCTTAAGAACGACCTCCTCCTCCGTGCCGCCCGTGGCGAAGAAACCGAGCGCACGCCCGTGTGGCTGATGCGCCAGGCTGGCCGCATCCTGCCCGAATACCGCGCATTGCGCGCCCGCCTCAGCGGCTTCAAAGAGCTGGTAGAAACGCCCGAGCTGGCCGCCGAAGTCACCATTCAGCCCATCGACGCGCTGGACGTGGATGCCGCCATCATCTTCTCCGACATTCTGGTGGTGCCCGACGCCATGGGCCTCACCTACGAAATGGTGGAAGCCCGCGGCCCGCTGTTCCCGGAAACCATCAAAAACGCGCAGGACGTGGCCCGCATGCGCATCGCCGACCCCGAGGAGCACCTCGGCTACGTGCTGGAAGCCATCCGCGTGACCAAGCGCGCCCTCAACGGCCGGGTGCCGCTCATCGGGTTTGCCGGCGCGCCCTGGACCATTCTGGCGTACATGGTGGAGGGCCACGGCTCCAAAACCTTCAGCAAGGCCCGCCGCATGCTGTATCAGAATCCGGCGCTGGCGCACGAGCTGCTCCGCAAAATCACGGCTACCACCATTGCCTACCTTAAGGCGCAGGTGGCCGCCGGCGCCAACATCGTGCAGGTGTTCGACTCGTGGGCCGGGATTCTGCCGCCCGCGCACTACAAGGAGTTCAGCACGCGCTACATTGCCGAAATCTGCGCCGCCATTCCGGAAGTGCCCGTGACGGTGTTTGCCAAAGGCGCTTTCTGGGCCGTGGAGGACTTCGCCCAACTCAACTGCCGTACCATCGGCCTCGACTGGAACCAGGACCCGCGCACCGTGCGCCCGCTCACCGGCGACAAAACCCTGCAGGGCAACCTCGACCCCTGCGCCCTCTACGGCACCCCGGACCAGGTGCGCGCCGCCACCATTGCCATGCTCGACCAGTTCGGGCCGCACCGCCACATTGCCAACCTCGGCCACGGCGTCTACCCTGACACCAACCCCGATAACGTGAAGGTGTTCATCGAAACCGTGAAGGAATACAGCACGCGGCTTAGGGCTTAG
- a CDS encoding bifunctional heptose 7-phosphate kinase/heptose 1-phosphate adenyltransferase, with protein MPEPVVMPAAASAPTSLPDLFAAFNGLTVLIVGDVMLDAYVWGKAARLSPEAPVPVVTVSRTEQRLGGAANVALNVQALGATPLLCAVIGDDQGGDQLLELLHTTGLAPDGMVRSSHRPTTVKQRILAHGQQLLRIDSEVETDLNSTENANLTARFEQLLSRADVVVFEDYDKGVLCEASIQHFISLARQRGIPTVVDPKKKNFLAYRHCTLFKPNLKELREGLGVAFDDADQPAFEAAVARLRELLTPDNVLVTLSERGVFIENGEFAKTYLPAHLRSIADVSGAGDTVISIAALCVALGISAPVTAALANLGGGLVCEQAGVVPIEKSLLLAEAQETGLVL; from the coding sequence ATGCCCGAACCTGTTGTAATGCCTGCTGCTGCCTCCGCGCCCACGTCCCTGCCCGATTTGTTTGCTGCCTTCAACGGCCTCACCGTCCTGATTGTGGGCGACGTGATGCTGGATGCCTACGTGTGGGGCAAGGCGGCGCGCCTCTCGCCCGAGGCTCCGGTGCCCGTCGTGACGGTGAGCCGCACCGAGCAGCGGCTGGGCGGCGCCGCCAACGTGGCCCTGAACGTGCAGGCCCTGGGCGCTACGCCGCTGCTGTGCGCCGTCATCGGCGACGACCAGGGCGGCGACCAGCTGCTGGAGCTGCTGCACACCACCGGCCTCGCCCCCGACGGCATGGTGCGCTCCAGCCACCGGCCCACCACCGTGAAGCAGCGCATCCTGGCCCACGGCCAGCAGCTGCTCCGCATCGACTCCGAAGTGGAAACCGACCTCAATAGCACCGAAAACGCCAACCTCACCGCCCGCTTCGAGCAGTTGCTGAGCCGCGCCGACGTGGTGGTATTCGAGGACTACGACAAGGGCGTGCTCTGCGAGGCCAGCATTCAGCACTTCATCAGCCTGGCCCGGCAGCGCGGCATCCCCACCGTCGTCGACCCGAAGAAGAAGAACTTCCTAGCGTACCGCCACTGCACGCTGTTCAAACCCAACCTGAAGGAGCTGCGCGAAGGCCTGGGCGTGGCCTTTGACGATGCCGACCAGCCCGCCTTCGAGGCGGCTGTGGCGCGCCTGCGCGAGCTGCTCACGCCCGACAACGTGCTTGTGACGCTGTCGGAGCGCGGCGTGTTCATCGAAAACGGCGAGTTCGCCAAAACCTACCTGCCGGCCCACCTACGCAGCATTGCCGACGTTTCGGGCGCCGGCGACACGGTTATCAGCATTGCGGCGCTGTGCGTGGCCCTGGGCATATCGGCGCCCGTTACGGCCGCGCTGGCCAACCTCGGCGGCGGCCTCGTGTGCGAGCAGGCCGGCGTAGTGCCCATCGAAAAAAGCCTCCTACTGGCCGAAGCCCAGGAAACCGGGTTGGTGTTGTAG
- a CDS encoding pyridoxal phosphate-dependent aminotransferase translates to MSDAAPLTSSVLSDRILAMQESQTIAMAKKARELAAQGVDVISLSFGEPDFQTPQYIKDAAKKALDDGYTFYTPVPGIPELRQAICDKLQRDNQLSYKPENIVVSTGAKQALANAVLSLINPGDEVIVFAPYWVSYEEMVRLAEGTSVTLMGSLENDFKVTAAELEAAITPRTKLIMYSSPCNPTGSVFSREELGAIAEVVARHPQVHVLADEIYEYINFVGEHVSMAQFEAIKDRVITVNGFSKGYAMTGWRVGYLAANKEIAGACEKMQSQITSGTCSIAQRAALAALLGGRSSADEMVAAYRRRRDLVLALCQEIPGFRTPTPSGAFYVFPDVSNCFGKTTPDGKVISNASDLAMFMLHDAHVAAVDGGAFGAPNCIRFSTAAADEKLREAFIRIKNSLVKLK, encoded by the coding sequence ATGTCCGACGCCGCCCCGCTCACGTCTTCTGTTCTTTCCGACCGTATCCTGGCCATGCAGGAGTCGCAGACCATTGCCATGGCCAAAAAGGCCCGCGAGCTGGCGGCGCAGGGCGTGGATGTCATCAGCCTCAGCTTCGGCGAGCCCGACTTCCAGACCCCGCAGTACATCAAGGACGCCGCCAAAAAGGCCCTCGACGACGGCTACACGTTCTACACGCCGGTGCCCGGCATCCCGGAGCTGCGCCAGGCCATCTGCGACAAGCTGCAGCGCGACAACCAGCTCAGCTACAAGCCCGAAAACATTGTGGTGAGCACGGGCGCCAAGCAGGCCCTGGCCAACGCCGTGCTCAGCCTCATCAACCCCGGCGACGAGGTGATTGTGTTTGCGCCCTACTGGGTGAGCTACGAGGAGATGGTGCGCCTGGCCGAGGGCACCAGCGTCACGCTGATGGGCTCACTGGAAAACGACTTCAAGGTGACGGCCGCCGAGCTGGAAGCCGCCATTACGCCGCGCACCAAGCTCATCATGTACTCGTCGCCGTGCAACCCCACGGGCTCGGTGTTCAGCCGCGAGGAGCTGGGCGCCATTGCCGAGGTGGTGGCCCGCCACCCGCAGGTGCACGTGCTGGCCGATGAGATTTACGAGTACATCAATTTCGTGGGCGAGCATGTGAGCATGGCCCAATTTGAGGCCATCAAAGACCGGGTGATTACCGTGAACGGCTTTTCGAAGGGCTACGCCATGACGGGCTGGCGCGTGGGCTACTTGGCCGCCAACAAGGAAATTGCCGGCGCCTGCGAGAAGATGCAGAGCCAGATTACGTCCGGCACCTGCTCCATTGCCCAGCGCGCGGCCCTGGCGGCCCTGCTGGGCGGCCGCAGCTCCGCCGACGAAATGGTGGCTGCCTACCGCCGCCGCCGCGACCTGGTGCTGGCCCTGTGCCAGGAAATCCCCGGGTTCCGCACGCCCACGCCCAGCGGCGCCTTCTACGTCTTCCCGGACGTGAGCAACTGCTTCGGCAAAACCACCCCCGATGGTAAGGTAATCAGCAACGCGTCGGACCTGGCCATGTTTATGCTGCACGATGCCCACGTAGCGGCAGTGGATGGCGGCGCCTTCGGGGCTCCGAACTGCATCCGGTTCAGCACCGCCGCCGCCGATGAGAAGCTGCGCGAAGCCTTCATCCGCATCAAAAACAGCTTGGTAAAGCTGAAGTAG